Proteins from one Oscillospiraceae bacterium genomic window:
- the rpmF gene encoding 50S ribosomal protein L32, which translates to MAVPKRRVSSTRRDKRRSNVWKLDAPTLVKCPHCKELTVPHKVCGNCGYYGDKEVVSHEEEKK; encoded by the coding sequence ATGGCTGTACCTAAGAGGAGAGTTTCCAGCACACGCAGAGACAAGCGTCGTTCAAACGTTTGGAAGCTCGATGCGCCGACGCTGGTCAAATGCCCTCACTGCAAAGAGTTGACCGTTCCGCATAAGGTTTGCGGCAACTGCGGTTATTACGGCGATAAAGAAGTCGTATCCCACGAAGAGGAAAAGAAGTAA
- a CDS encoding M28 family peptidase, with amino-acid sequence MHKKTLISIILIIILTTGAAFSGCASEYKSVEISEDRAYEALIQQIPDDLNISFAQTMSAYVESELGFALSGSQSATQTADLISSKMSQLGLSGVAKEEFSCSSFSFRSAQLSYRTEQGEVVSFRLSALPSDSSGEQRLTLISVGNGSADEYEDVTVKGKAVLAILDNQDDNTIKYVIEQARAHGAAALITAFTNSEEDEQLATAYFSDTYSVTSSMAVLNMTETDAQVLLGAYEDAVENESAVVVTLNTDFGFTDNSTGYNVVGYIPGLDENSRIIITADYDRFYYGYNENCCSVALLLGLAQAVKNSGYTPQKTLVFVAYGGSEFAKRNTDYSTSYGAYIQLTQTHAEWTSGNTVHIDITMPAADHGTSYPLAVSVGLETFVSNTLSDLTGTFENGVTISNNIIGGESGYIFESIGIPTVGLDLDVSEFAVNFRHTNLDNTNRYDAEIFRYSYELYAKLLLAFDQTAVIPYNFLPFFTNLNQDVDETALLEFGIDITEMENAEYVATVQAQIMNYYVRNINTAYEDAVAAGEYNKAGRIYSSAFELNAEMRKFFMRIDSTFFVLNSRNRKQSSYEIPLDYASKMETALVQFEQGKVSTCIETCQTIGELKYTFLFDASVCNSIAGVINNGSKKTLYWADAQFYTIPDIYDTLRDLYLKRNASFTSTDFIEELDSLDEFYDTQTENVVSAFESRAVSCRLFAGEVKKLTPAFEKFEGYFD; translated from the coding sequence ATGCATAAAAAAACACTGATATCAATTATATTAATCATCATATTGACGACTGGGGCGGCGTTTTCCGGCTGTGCAAGCGAGTATAAATCCGTTGAAATCTCAGAAGACAGGGCTTATGAGGCTCTAATTCAACAGATTCCCGACGATTTAAATATATCTTTTGCACAGACAATGTCTGCATATGTTGAAAGTGAACTTGGTTTTGCGCTTTCGGGATCACAGTCTGCAACTCAGACAGCAGATTTAATCAGCTCAAAAATGTCACAGCTTGGATTAAGCGGAGTCGCAAAAGAGGAATTTTCCTGTTCTTCGTTCTCCTTTCGTTCGGCTCAACTCAGTTATCGCACAGAACAGGGTGAGGTCGTAAGCTTTCGGCTTTCGGCATTACCATCCGATAGTTCCGGAGAACAACGTCTGACCCTGATCAGTGTCGGAAACGGTTCTGCTGATGAATATGAGGATGTAACTGTAAAAGGGAAAGCGGTTTTGGCAATTCTCGATAATCAGGACGATAACACAATCAAATATGTGATTGAACAAGCGCGAGCTCATGGTGCTGCCGCTTTAATCACAGCTTTTACAAATTCTGAGGAAGACGAACAACTGGCGACTGCTTATTTTTCGGATACGTATTCTGTGACGTCGTCCATGGCAGTTTTAAATATGACGGAAACAGACGCTCAGGTGCTGCTTGGCGCCTATGAAGATGCAGTTGAAAACGAGAGCGCGGTCGTAGTGACGCTTAATACCGATTTTGGGTTCACCGATAATTCGACCGGTTATAATGTTGTCGGGTATATTCCGGGGCTCGATGAAAATTCCAGAATCATCATTACAGCGGATTACGATCGGTTTTATTACGGTTATAATGAAAATTGCTGCAGTGTCGCATTGCTGCTCGGTCTTGCGCAAGCAGTCAAAAACAGCGGATATACCCCGCAAAAAACATTGGTGTTTGTCGCATACGGCGGTTCGGAATTTGCGAAACGCAACACCGATTATTCTACTTCTTACGGTGCTTATATTCAACTGACGCAAACACATGCCGAATGGACTTCAGGCAACACGGTGCATATCGATATCACTATGCCTGCCGCAGATCACGGTACGAGTTATCCGTTAGCGGTCAGCGTCGGATTGGAGACCTTTGTGAGCAATACGCTTTCGGATTTGACGGGAACGTTTGAAAACGGTGTTACGATCAGCAATAATATCATTGGCGGTGAGAGCGGGTACATCTTCGAATCGATCGGTATTCCCACAGTCGGCCTGGATCTTGATGTAAGTGAATTCGCCGTGAATTTTCGTCATACGAATTTGGATAATACAAACCGATATGATGCCGAGATCTTTCGGTACAGTTATGAACTCTATGCAAAACTGCTTCTTGCTTTCGATCAAACAGCTGTAATTCCATACAATTTCCTCCCGTTTTTCACCAATTTAAATCAAGATGTAGACGAAACAGCGCTCCTAGAGTTCGGAATTGATATTACAGAGATGGAAAACGCCGAATATGTCGCAACGGTACAGGCGCAGATTATGAATTATTATGTCCGGAACATCAATACGGCGTATGAAGATGCCGTCGCTGCGGGAGAATATAACAAAGCGGGACGTATTTATTCATCGGCTTTTGAGCTGAATGCGGAAATGCGTAAGTTCTTTATGAGAATTGATTCTACATTTTTTGTGTTAAACAGCCGGAACCGAAAACAGAGTTCCTATGAAATTCCATTAGATTATGCCTCAAAAATGGAAACAGCGCTCGTTCAGTTTGAGCAGGGGAAAGTATCGACCTGCATAGAAACCTGCCAAACGATCGGTGAATTGAAATATACCTTCCTGTTTGACGCGTCTGTCTGTAATTCAATTGCCGGAGTTATAAATAACGGCAGCAAGAAAACACTGTATTGGGCTGATGCACAGTTTTACACGATACCGGATATTTATGATACGCTGCGGGATTTGTATTTAAAACGAAACGCCAGTTTCACATCAACCGATTTTATCGAAGAATTAGATTCACTTGATGAGTTTTACGACACGCAAACCGAAAACGTAGTTTCGGCTTTTGAATCTCGCGCAGTTTCCTGCCGGTTGTTTGCGGGAGAGGTAAAAAAACTGACGCCCGCCTTTGAAAAATTCGAGGGATATTTCGATTAA
- a CDS encoding DUF177 domain-containing protein: protein MFIDISDLIDNPGAKVKREGICDFIEWQSEISPIVNHPVTVKATACNDSGDIMLELSVDFILTLECDRCTEEFEQAHSEIFSHKLFDSESELGDIIKPDANGRLELNPIVWDDMMFCVPQRRLCKENCKGLCINCGGNLNNGSCGCDNPKPVLFEDEDISGD from the coding sequence ATGTTTATTGACATCTCTGATTTGATTGATAATCCGGGCGCGAAGGTAAAACGCGAGGGGATCTGCGACTTTATTGAGTGGCAGAGCGAGATATCACCGATTGTAAATCATCCGGTCACGGTAAAAGCGACCGCATGTAATGACAGCGGCGACATCATGCTTGAACTCTCCGTGGATTTTATCCTGACCCTTGAATGTGACCGCTGCACCGAAGAATTCGAGCAGGCTCACAGCGAGATTTTTTCACACAAGCTTTTTGATTCCGAATCGGAACTCGGAGACATCATAAAGCCTGACGCAAACGGACGCCTCGAACTCAATCCCATTGTCTGGGACGATATGATGTTCTGTGTGCCGCAGCGGAGACTGTGTAAGGAAAACTGCAAGGGACTGTGTATCAACTGCGGAGGTAATCTCAACAACGGATCCTGCGGATGTGACAACCCGAAACCCGTATTGTTTGAAGATGAGGACATTTCGGGCGACTGA